From one Gracilibacillus salinarum genomic stretch:
- a CDS encoding phasin family protein, with product MKDAFSKGITLGLGMAASSKEQAEKVVKELLKKGEITREESDHVFAQWKQKGEESKQQADEKIKQQLKRWLTELEVVKKEEVTELEQRIIQLENRVRELEEE from the coding sequence ATGAAGGATGCTTTTTCAAAAGGTATTACATTAGGATTAGGTATGGCTGCTTCGAGTAAAGAGCAGGCGGAGAAAGTAGTCAAGGAATTGCTGAAAAAAGGAGAGATCACAAGGGAAGAATCGGACCATGTTTTTGCCCAATGGAAGCAAAAAGGGGAAGAAAGTAAACAGCAGGCAGACGAGAAAATCAAACAACAACTTAAACGATGGTTAACGGAATTAGAAGTGGTGAAGAAAGAGGAAGTAACAGAATTAGAACAACGAATCATCCAATTGGAGAACAGAGTGCGTGAATTAGAAGAGGAATAA
- the uraH gene encoding hydroxyisourate hydrolase: protein MALTTHILDVANGKPGNGIEIDLYLWKGEQRVLLKSVVTNQDGRVDQPLLMTEELEAGHYEFCFYTGAYFRQSQSDQQAPPFLETIPVRFYIHNTAEHYHIPLIISPWSYQVYRGS, encoded by the coding sequence ATGGCGTTAACAACTCATATTTTAGACGTAGCGAATGGTAAACCAGGTAACGGTATAGAGATCGATCTTTACCTTTGGAAAGGGGAGCAGCGTGTATTGCTTAAATCGGTTGTGACCAATCAGGATGGACGTGTTGATCAGCCGTTGCTGATGACCGAGGAATTGGAAGCAGGCCATTATGAATTTTGTTTTTATACAGGGGCTTATTTTCGGCAATCCCAGTCTGATCAGCAAGCACCACCTTTTCTAGAAACCATTCCTGTCCGGTTTTATATTCATAACACAGCCGAACACTATCACATACCATTAATTATTTCACCATGGAGTTATCAAGTATATAGAGGAAGCTGA
- the uraD gene encoding 2-oxo-4-hydroxy-4-carboxy-5-ureidoimidazoline decarboxylase: MNLEELNAMDNDSFVEALGSIFEHSPWIAKKAVDARPYSSVHDLHQRMVDVVRESTKEEKLELIRSHPDLGDRIEMSLHSVHEQTGAGLNQLDEKEFKEFQALNNQYKSKFAFPFIVSVKGKTKDDIFHLMCDRIALDPALEFDRALTEIYQIARLRLEEKIV, translated from the coding sequence ATGAATTTAGAAGAGTTGAATGCAATGGATAATGATTCGTTTGTGGAGGCATTGGGATCTATTTTTGAACATTCCCCTTGGATAGCAAAAAAAGCCGTCGATGCCAGACCGTACAGTTCGGTGCATGATCTGCATCAGCGGATGGTAGATGTAGTGAGGGAGTCAACAAAAGAAGAAAAACTGGAATTAATCAGATCTCATCCTGACCTCGGGGACCGGATCGAAATGAGCTTACATTCCGTTCATGAGCAAACAGGTGCAGGATTGAATCAATTGGATGAGAAGGAATTTAAGGAATTCCAGGCACTTAATAATCAATACAAGTCAAAATTTGCTTTCCCTTTTATTGTATCGGTGAAAGGGAAGACAAAAGATGATATATTTCATTTAATGTGTGACCGGATTGCTCTAGACCCGGCACTGGAATTTGATCGAGCATTAACAGAGATCTATCAAATAGCACGGTTGCGGTTGGAAGAGAAAATAGTGTAG